A window of Bacteroidales bacterium genomic DNA:
ATGCAATGAATATTGAAAGTTCATTAACTCTAAAATGTAAAAATAATAAATATTTACAAAAATACTATGTGTATTTTATTAAATTAAAAGATTAAAAGATTGAAAAAATCGTCTTGCGACTTACTACTAAATACTTGCGACTAATTTAAAACTTCACAACAGGTTTTACCTCAGAATATTTTTCGTTATTAAGTTTTAAAAAGTAAATTCCATTTGACAAGTAGTGTATATCAATTTCATTTTTCCCTTTCACTGCTTTTTGCTGAAACAGCAATCTGCCGTCAATGCTGTAAATATCTATATCGAAATTTTCTGAAAGGTTGAAATTTTTTATATCAATAACTATTTTATCGTTTGCGGGGTTAGGAAAAATTTCAAAGTGGAAATTATCATTTAAAGTTTTATTAGTAATGCCTGTACTAACCGGAGATGTGGCAAAACAAAAACCTGCTTTTGTTTCATACCACATTTTATAATTGTTTTCTTTTGCATCGTAAACCACATCACATGCCCATGGTCCGCTTTTATCAATATTGGTATCGGAAGGAGCAGTGTAGGTATTGAATAATGGATTACCTGCAAATTTTGTCCAGTTGATACCGTCAGGAGAAGTGGCATAACATATATAAAGAGTATCATACGCACTTATTGAATTAAAAGCATTGTACCACATTTCAAACTGATTATTTCTTTTTATCACAGAAGGAACTGCAACCCACATATCATCGTAAGAACCGGCAAGACCATGAGTAATTACAGGATTTCCGGGATATTTTGTCCAGTTTAGTCCATCGGGTGAAGTTGCCAGTCCGGTTTGAATAAGCCAGTTTTTATTCACACCGCTGTACCACATCATATATTGATTTGTGGCACTATCCCATAACACAGCAGGAGATTCAATCCAGAAATTTTCCCAAGAATTAGTGTCACCTTTGGTGAGTATCGGATTTCCAGCGAATCTTGTCCAATGAATACCATCGAGCGAAGTTGCAACTCCCAGCGCAGATGTTGTCGATACTGAAGGATTGGGTTGCTGATTGGTAACAGAGTCACCAAAAAAATAAAGGAAATAGCCACCAGGTCCATGCAAAATTTCGGGAGTATCAAGCCATGTATCGTCCCATGCTCCTACCGTACCAACATCCATCACAGCTGCTCCGTTGCCATATTTTGTCCATGTAATACCGTTTGTTGAACGAGCATAAAGAACCCTGCCTTTATGGTCAAGTCCGCAGGCAACGTACCACATTTTGAATGTATCGTTTTCCATTATAACCGCAGGTTGCCCTATAGCGTAAAATTCAGTAAGAAAATTCTGTTTCACCATCACCGGGTTTTGCACATATTTTGACCACTGCTGCACCTGGCTTATTGTGATAGTACTATTAAACGCTAAAAGAATAAAAATAAATAAAATTTTATTTTTCATCTGTTTAAATTTTGTAAGTAATTGAAATTTCTGCTGTTAATTTGCTGCTTTG
This region includes:
- a CDS encoding T9SS type A sorting domain-containing protein, whose protein sequence is MKNKILFIFILLAFNSTITISQVQQWSKYVQNPVMVKQNFLTEFYAIGQPAVIMENDTFKMWYVACGLDHKGRVLYARSTNGITWTKYGNGAAVMDVGTVGAWDDTWLDTPEILHGPGGYFLYFFGDSVTNQQPNPSVSTTSALGVATSLDGIHWTRFAGNPILTKGDTNSWENFWIESPAVLWDSATNQYMMWYSGVNKNWLIQTGLATSPDGLNWTKYPGNPVITHGLAGSYDDMWVAVPSVIKRNNQFEMWYNAFNSISAYDTLYICYATSPDGINWTKFAGNPLFNTYTAPSDTNIDKSGPWACDVVYDAKENNYKMWYETKAGFCFATSPVSTGITNKTLNDNFHFEIFPNPANDKIVIDIKNFNLSENFDIDIYSIDGRLLFQQKAVKGKNEIDIHYLSNGIYFLKLNNEKYSEVKPVVKF